A portion of the Stegostoma tigrinum isolate sSteTig4 chromosome 44, sSteTig4.hap1, whole genome shotgun sequence genome contains these proteins:
- the LOC132206914 gene encoding late histone H2A.2.2-like, protein MSGRGKGGGGKVRSKAKSRSSRAGLQFPVGRVHRLLRKGNYAERVGAGAPVYLAAVLEYLTAEILELAGNAARDNKKTRIIPRHLQLAVRNDEELNKLLGGVTIAQGGVLPNIQAVLLPKKTSAAGATKK, encoded by the coding sequence ATGTCTGGCAGAGGAAAGGGCGGTGGCGGGAAAGTTCGGTCGAAGGCGAAGTCCCGGTCATCCCGGGCTGGGCTGCAGTTCCCGGTGGGCCGTGTTCacaggctcctgagaaagggtaactatgctgagcgtgtgggtgccggagcgccggtctatctggctgcggtgctcgagtacctgacggctgaaatcctcgagctggccgggaacgcggcccgggacaacaagaagacccgcatcatccccaggcacctccagctggccgtgcgcaacgacgaggagctcaacaagctgctgggaggggTGACTATCGCTCAGGGTGGGGTGCTGCCTAATATCCAGGCcgtgctgctgcccaagaaaaccTCCGCTGCGGGCGCCACTAAAAAGTGA
- the LOC132206945 gene encoding histone H4, whose protein sequence is MSGRGKGGKGLGKGGAKRHRKVLRDNIQGITKPAIRRLARRGGVKRISGLIYEETRGVLKVFLENVIRDAVTYTEHAKRKTVTAMDVVYALKRQGRTLYGFGG, encoded by the coding sequence ATGtctgggagagggaaaggaggcAAAGGCCTGGGAAAAGGCGGAGCGAAGAGGCACCGCAAAGTGCTCCGTGATAACATCCAGGGCATCACGAAACCAGCCATCCGGCGCCTGGCTCGCCGTGGCGGGGTCAAGCGCATCTCGGGCTTGATCTACGAGGAGACCCGCGGGGTGCTGAAGGTTTTCCTGGAGAATGTGATCAGGGATGCGGTGACCTACACTGAGCACGCCAAGCGCAAGACGGTGACTgccatggatgtggtgtacgctctgaaacgccagggccgcactctgtatggattcggcggctga